One segment of Streptomyces sp. NBC_00576 DNA contains the following:
- a CDS encoding recombinase family protein: MRAVSYIRQSKRREDDSASSPEAQRTKCEALITAKGWDSAGHFADVGKSGWDPKVVRPEFEEMMAAIRAGQVDAVVVFSLSRLTRQGALEAMLINEELAKHGVLIVSVEEPYLDTSNPMGVAIFGLIAALAQQESDLKSAYITATKETLRAAGSHVSGTAPYGFQSTREPRGELVVVKLIPDPAEAPHVRDMVSWALAGMSASAIARKLNTERVPTKAADMTARVAARRARGISAPLERTAWVSSTVLRILRDPRLAGYAAENQGVKRAVVRDDTGAPLVAHEGIVPADDWWRLQDVLDGRTPQIVKQGGRSVPSLLGSAGMLFCGVCGSTMVTDNRNGKPLYRCNRAVSGAVEGHGGLAINMDVTDDVVARVVWSRLTALDPEDPADLEWLAEASRRFAAQADTGERQAELAAARVELEHVREALRTLYTDRQAGLYAGAVGDAMFAESVQRLTAHEARTAGRVEELRTVETGAIAIPSEWTAPEGDPLGPESTWGGWDLVTRREFLALFIDRVTVAKANGRGRNAKTAERVTVQWPKAPGRSI, from the coding sequence GTGCGCGCAGTCTCCTACATCCGCCAGTCAAAGCGTCGTGAGGACGACTCTGCATCGTCGCCCGAGGCGCAGCGAACCAAGTGCGAAGCGCTGATCACCGCAAAGGGTTGGGACAGCGCCGGTCACTTCGCTGACGTCGGCAAATCAGGGTGGGACCCGAAGGTGGTCCGGCCCGAGTTCGAAGAGATGATGGCAGCTATTCGCGCTGGTCAAGTAGACGCCGTGGTCGTTTTCTCGCTGTCTCGACTGACCCGGCAAGGCGCCCTTGAGGCGATGCTGATCAACGAAGAGTTGGCCAAGCACGGCGTACTTATCGTCAGCGTGGAAGAGCCGTACCTAGATACGTCCAACCCCATGGGTGTCGCAATCTTCGGCCTCATCGCCGCACTGGCTCAGCAGGAGTCAGACCTGAAGTCGGCGTACATCACGGCGACGAAAGAGACGCTCCGTGCCGCTGGCTCCCACGTGTCCGGCACGGCGCCGTACGGCTTCCAGTCAACACGGGAGCCGCGCGGTGAACTCGTAGTGGTGAAGCTGATTCCAGACCCGGCTGAAGCCCCGCACGTCCGCGACATGGTTTCTTGGGCGCTTGCCGGAATGAGCGCATCGGCCATCGCACGCAAGCTGAACACTGAACGCGTGCCGACCAAGGCAGCGGACATGACAGCCCGAGTGGCTGCACGTCGGGCCCGGGGCATCAGCGCGCCCCTGGAGCGAACTGCGTGGGTGTCCTCCACCGTGCTGCGCATCCTGCGTGACCCGCGTCTCGCTGGCTACGCCGCTGAGAACCAGGGCGTTAAGCGTGCCGTGGTCCGCGATGACACCGGAGCGCCCCTTGTGGCGCATGAGGGCATCGTCCCCGCCGATGACTGGTGGAGGCTGCAAGACGTGCTCGACGGGCGTACGCCGCAGATTGTGAAGCAGGGGGGCCGCTCTGTTCCGTCGCTGCTTGGTTCCGCCGGGATGCTGTTCTGCGGGGTGTGCGGCTCGACCATGGTCACGGACAACCGAAACGGAAAGCCGCTCTATCGCTGCAACCGTGCCGTGTCCGGCGCCGTGGAGGGACACGGTGGTCTCGCGATCAACATGGACGTCACTGATGATGTTGTGGCACGTGTCGTGTGGTCGCGTCTGACAGCGCTGGACCCCGAAGACCCGGCCGATTTGGAGTGGCTTGCCGAGGCATCGCGCCGGTTCGCCGCCCAGGCTGATACGGGCGAACGGCAGGCTGAACTAGCAGCAGCACGAGTCGAGTTGGAACACGTACGGGAAGCCCTCCGCACGTTGTACACCGACAGGCAGGCAGGGCTGTACGCGGGCGCAGTGGGCGACGCGATGTTCGCGGAGTCGGTGCAGCGGCTAACAGCCCATGAGGCACGTACAGCGGGCCGCGTAGAGGAGCTGCGAACCGTCGAAACGGGCGCGATCGCGATCCCGTCGGAATGGACCGCTCCCGAGGGAGACCCACTGGGGCCGGAGTCGACATGGGGCGGATGGGACTTGGTAACACGGCGTGAATTCCTGGCGCTGTTCATCGACCGCGTGACCGTGGCCAAGGCCAACGGCAGGGGCCGGAACGCGAAAACAGCGGAACGGGTGACCGTGCAATGGCCTAAGGCGCCCGGTCGTAGCATCTAG
- a CDS encoding antibiotic biosynthesis monooxygenase family protein, with protein sequence MPSVVKINVLTVPEEQREVLEKRFASRAGAVEGSDGFEWFELLRPVEGTDSYLVYTRWRSEEDFQAWMSGPMQSAHRPASPGGEQPKPAASGSTLWSFEVVQQAAPKQG encoded by the coding sequence GTGCCTAGCGTGGTAAAGATCAACGTCCTCACGGTTCCTGAAGAGCAGCGCGAGGTGCTGGAGAAGCGGTTCGCGTCGCGGGCCGGGGCCGTCGAGGGGTCGGACGGGTTCGAGTGGTTCGAGTTGCTTCGGCCTGTCGAGGGCACCGACAGCTACCTGGTGTACACGCGGTGGCGCAGCGAAGAGGACTTCCAGGCCTGGATGTCGGGCCCGATGCAGTCGGCGCACCGCCCCGCGTCCCCGGGCGGGGAGCAGCCCAAGCCCGCCGCCTCCGGATCGACGCTCTGGTCCTTCGAAGTGGTCCAGCAGGCCGCCCCGAAGCAGGGCTGA
- a CDS encoding SAM-dependent methyltransferase, whose product MSAPEQRIDTSVPHSARIWNYWLGGKDNYPVDEAAGDAYTAVFPGIVTIARSSRAFLGRTIRHLAGEAGIRQFLDVGTGLPTVDNTHEVAQSVAPDARIVYVDHDPLVLTHARALLTSTPEGATDYVDAELYDTDRILEAAAKTLDLARPTALILSGILGHVADHDVARGIVRDLMAGLPSGSHLSLNEGSRGTDPAYEAAQDAYNETGAVPYFLRPVDQIEAYFEGLELVEPGVVSVPLWRPETSASGVAAPAIGQHGGVGRKP is encoded by the coding sequence ATGTCCGCACCCGAACAGCGAATCGATACCTCGGTACCGCACTCCGCCCGCATCTGGAACTACTGGCTGGGCGGCAAGGACAACTACCCGGTCGACGAGGCGGCAGGCGACGCGTACACGGCCGTCTTCCCCGGCATCGTCACGATCGCGCGCAGCAGCCGCGCGTTCCTGGGCCGTACGATCCGCCACCTGGCCGGGGAGGCGGGCATCCGCCAGTTCCTGGACGTCGGCACGGGCCTGCCGACGGTCGACAACACGCACGAGGTCGCCCAGTCGGTCGCCCCCGACGCGCGCATCGTGTACGTGGACCACGACCCGCTGGTCCTCACCCACGCCCGAGCGCTCCTCACCTCGACCCCCGAGGGCGCGACGGACTACGTGGACGCCGAGCTGTACGACACGGACCGCATCCTGGAAGCGGCGGCGAAGACGCTCGACCTCGCCCGCCCGACAGCCCTGATCCTTAGCGGCATCCTGGGGCACGTGGCGGACCACGACGTGGCGCGCGGAATCGTCCGCGACCTGATGGCAGGCCTTCCGTCGGGCAGCCACCTGTCGCTGAACGAGGGCTCGCGGGGCACAGATCCGGCTTACGAGGCAGCGCAGGACGCCTACAACGAGACGGGCGCTGTGCCGTATTTCCTGCGGCCGGTGGACCAGATCGAGGCGTACTTCGAGGGGCTTGAGCTGGTGGAGCCGGGGGTGGTCTCGGTGCCGCTGTGGAGGCCGGAGACGAGCGCGTCGGGGGTGGCGGCGCCGGCCATCGGTCAGCATGGTGGGGTGGGGCGCAAGCCCTGA
- a CDS encoding M4 family metallopeptidase, whose protein sequence is MTSRLAAAGVAATTATLLAAALSPTAGAADRPTRETAIRNAVTALVDQAAHLGLTSVQGTTVRDIIVDKDGTQHVRYDRTYHQLPVLGGDFVVHLAPGGAYRSASRATTRPISLSTISPAVSAPKAADLATSALRAANLGEVLNKITSKPQLVVDALHGAPKLAWRTNTAALDSAGNPVARTVVTDARTGAQIDAWDSIETATGDGKSLYGGTVPLETTVSGSTYQLKDPTRGNTYTGDAENGTDLCIFGICIVRAPATLFTDADNHWGTGATADRASAAVDAQYGTDETWDYYKDTFGRSGIKGNGVGSYNRVHYGNNYNNAFWDNTCFCMTYGDGDGTTFGPLVSLDVAGHEMTHGVTSSTANLTYSGEPGGLNEATSDIFGTLVEFNAANSTDVGDYLIGEKIVKSGFGRTALRYMDQPSKDGNSANCWSSGVGNLDVHYSSGVANHFAYLLAEGSGAKTLNGVSYNSPTCNGSSVAGIGRAKLGAIWYKALTTYMTSSTNYAGARTATLNAARDLYGASSTEYAAVAAAWSAVSVG, encoded by the coding sequence ATGACTTCCCGTCTCGCCGCGGCCGGCGTAGCCGCCACCACCGCCACCCTGCTCGCCGCCGCACTCTCCCCCACCGCCGGCGCGGCCGACAGACCGACGCGGGAAACCGCGATCAGGAACGCGGTGACGGCACTTGTGGACCAGGCCGCCCACCTGGGCCTGACCTCCGTACAGGGCACCACAGTTCGAGACATCATCGTCGACAAGGACGGTACCCAGCACGTCCGTTACGACCGCACGTACCACCAACTCCCCGTGCTGGGCGGCGACTTCGTGGTCCACCTGGCGCCAGGCGGCGCCTACCGCAGCGCGAGCCGCGCCACCACCCGCCCGATATCCCTGTCCACGATCAGCCCGGCGGTTTCCGCCCCGAAGGCAGCCGACCTGGCGACGTCGGCGCTGCGCGCGGCGAATCTCGGCGAGGTGCTGAATAAGATAACTTCCAAGCCACAGCTAGTGGTTGACGCCCTGCACGGCGCCCCCAAGCTCGCCTGGCGGACGAACACGGCGGCACTGGACTCGGCCGGCAACCCGGTCGCCCGTACGGTGGTCACCGACGCGCGGACCGGCGCCCAGATCGACGCCTGGGACAGCATCGAGACGGCGACGGGCGACGGCAAGTCCCTGTACGGCGGCACGGTCCCGTTGGAGACGACGGTGTCCGGATCGACGTACCAGCTGAAGGACCCGACGCGCGGCAACACGTACACGGGCGACGCCGAGAACGGCACCGACCTGTGCATCTTCGGCATCTGCATCGTCCGGGCACCCGCCACGCTCTTCACGGACGCGGACAACCACTGGGGCACGGGGGCGACGGCGGACCGGGCCTCGGCGGCGGTGGACGCGCAGTACGGCACCGACGAGACGTGGGACTACTACAAGGACACGTTCGGGCGCAGCGGCATCAAGGGGAACGGGGTCGGCTCGTACAACCGCGTGCACTACGGCAACAACTACAACAACGCCTTCTGGGACAACACTTGCTTCTGCATGACGTACGGCGACGGTGACGGGACGACGTTCGGTCCGCTGGTCTCGCTGGACGTGGCCGGCCACGAGATGACGCACGGCGTGACCTCGTCGACAGCCAACCTGACGTACTCGGGCGAGCCGGGCGGCCTCAACGAGGCGACGTCGGACATCTTCGGCACGTTGGTGGAGTTCAACGCGGCCAACTCCACTGACGTCGGGGACTACTTGATCGGCGAGAAGATCGTCAAGTCGGGCTTCGGCCGGACGGCACTTCGCTACATGGACCAGCCCTCGAAGGACGGGAACTCGGCCAACTGCTGGAGTTCGGGCGTCGGGAACCTGGACGTCCACTACTCCTCCGGCGTGGCGAACCACTTCGCGTACCTGCTGGCGGAGGGCAGCGGTGCGAAAACGCTGAACGGCGTCAGCTACAACTCCCCGACGTGCAACGGCTCTTCGGTCGCGGGCATCGGCCGGGCCAAGCTGGGCGCGATCTGGTACAAGGCGCTGACCACGTACATGACGTCGTCGACGAACTACGCGGGCGCGCGCACGGCCACGCTGAACGCGGCGCGGGATCTGTACGGGGCGAGCAGCACGGAGTACGCGGCTGTGGCGGCTGCGTGGAGTGCGGTGTCGGTGGGCTGA
- a CDS encoding SCO3242 family prenyltransferase: MSLVRAPAALSVPGDILAGATAAGRPLGPRTAGAMASSVCLYWAGMALNDYADAAVDSVERPARPVPSGRVPRRTALAVATGLTGAGLGLAALSGGRRGLGVAVPLTALIWAYDLKLKSTPAGPAAMAGARVLDVLVGAVAGGGSPPWHRSRGGGTAGALARGAVPALLTGVHTYTLTVLSRHEISGAPARLPAKTLAVSSATALSTVLPSLLPAVLPPRQAMPREAVARTAVASAGVLAYLGTYGRAQVRAVRDPSGTSVRRAVGAGILALVPLQTALTARAGAPVAAALLGAVHPVAQRLARRVSPT, from the coding sequence TTGAGTCTTGTCCGAGCCCCCGCCGCGCTCAGTGTCCCCGGCGACATCCTGGCGGGCGCGACTGCGGCGGGCCGTCCCCTCGGCCCCCGGACGGCCGGCGCGATGGCCTCCTCCGTCTGTCTCTACTGGGCCGGCATGGCCCTCAATGACTACGCCGACGCAGCCGTCGACTCGGTCGAACGGCCCGCCCGTCCGGTGCCCTCCGGCCGGGTGCCGCGCCGGACCGCGCTGGCCGTCGCCACCGGCCTGACCGGCGCCGGCCTGGGCCTCGCCGCGCTGTCGGGCGGCCGACGCGGACTCGGCGTCGCCGTGCCGCTGACGGCGCTGATCTGGGCGTACGACCTGAAGTTGAAGTCGACTCCGGCCGGCCCGGCGGCGATGGCGGGCGCACGTGTGCTCGACGTGCTGGTGGGCGCGGTGGCGGGCGGCGGCAGCCCCCCGTGGCACAGGTCCCGTGGGGGTGGCACGGCCGGGGCGCTCGCTCGCGGTGCCGTCCCCGCACTCCTCACCGGCGTGCACACCTACACGCTCACCGTCCTCAGCCGCCACGAGATCTCCGGCGCGCCGGCGCGGCTGCCCGCCAAGACGCTGGCCGTGTCGTCGGCAACGGCACTGTCGACGGTGCTGCCCTCCCTGCTCCCGGCCGTTCTGCCACCCCGGCAGGCCATGCCCCGCGAGGCGGTCGCCCGAACGGCCGTCGCCTCGGCCGGAGTTCTCGCCTACCTGGGGACGTACGGGCGGGCCCAGGTGCGTGCCGTGCGTGATCCAAGCGGGACTTCTGTACGGCGCGCGGTGGGGGCGGGCATCCTTGCCCTGGTCCCCTTGCAGACGGCGCTCACGGCGCGCGCCGGAGCGCCCGTCGCCGCCGCGCTCCTGGGTGCCGTGCACCCGGTGGCGCAGCGCCTGGCGAGACGGGTGTCCCCGACATGA
- a CDS encoding sugar phosphate isomerase/epimerase family protein: MGLRFGYGTNGFAHHRLSDVLGILADLGYDGVALTLDHNHLDPYADDLDRQVTRLRERLARLGLTVTVETGAPYFLDPWGKHQPTLMTGEPERRVDLLRRAVRIAAELGSPTVQLCSGPTPDDVPETEAWRRLVAGVGAALETAEAFGVALAFEPEPHMFVDTVAKCLRLRELVGGHDLLGITLDIGHAHCVERSSLLDCVDLAAPHLLNVQIEDMVRGVHRHLEFGAGEIEFPPVLAALTDLGHRGLVSVEIQGGALDAPDIARSSLEFLRRAEARSLLTS; this comes from the coding sequence GTGGGTCTGAGATTCGGCTACGGCACCAACGGGTTCGCCCACCACCGCCTCTCCGACGTCCTCGGCATCCTCGCCGACCTGGGCTACGACGGCGTTGCCCTCACCCTCGACCACAACCACCTCGACCCGTACGCCGACGACCTGGACCGCCAAGTCACCCGCCTGCGGGAGCGGTTGGCGCGACTCGGGCTGACCGTCACGGTCGAGACCGGGGCGCCCTACTTTCTCGACCCCTGGGGCAAGCACCAGCCGACGCTGATGACCGGCGAACCGGAACGCCGGGTCGACCTGCTGCGGCGCGCCGTACGCATCGCCGCCGAACTCGGCTCGCCCACTGTCCAGTTGTGCAGCGGACCGACCCCGGACGACGTACCCGAGACGGAGGCCTGGCGGCGGCTCGTCGCAGGCGTCGGGGCGGCGCTGGAGACGGCGGAGGCGTTCGGGGTCGCGCTGGCCTTCGAACCCGAGCCGCACATGTTCGTCGACACGGTCGCCAAGTGTCTCAGGCTGCGCGAACTGGTAGGCGGGCACGACCTGTTGGGCATCACCCTGGACATCGGACACGCCCACTGCGTGGAGAGATCGTCGCTGCTCGACTGCGTCGACCTGGCCGCACCGCACCTGCTGAACGTCCAGATCGAGGACATGGTCCGCGGCGTCCACCGGCATCTGGAATTCGGCGCGGGCGAGATCGAATTCCCGCCGGTACTGGCCGCGCTGACCGACCTCGGCCATCGAGGCCTGGTGTCCGTCGAGATCCAGGGCGGCGCCCTGGACGCCCCCGACATCGCCCGCAGCTCGCTGGAGTTCCTGCGCCGGGCCGAGGCCCGGAGCCTGCTCACCTCCTGA
- a CDS encoding EboA domain-containing protein, which produces MPLSDAASLPLTPEARAWLDSALAEIAVDPRTIRPLFPAARRHCGRAPLPDGRTVDEAARALLLAALPLRDQALVDEVTALHRYGDPAEQRAVLRALTQVDADGTGRFLDLVRQTLRGNDNTLIEAALGPYAAAHLPADEYRQAVLKCVFCEIPLDRVAGLDDRADAELARMLSDFARERTAAGRPVPEDIAPLVHPFTTDAPTSSSDETV; this is translated from the coding sequence ATGCCGCTTTCCGACGCCGCCTCCCTTCCTCTCACTCCAGAAGCCCGCGCCTGGCTCGACTCCGCCCTGGCCGAAATCGCCGTCGACCCCCGCACCATCCGCCCCCTCTTCCCCGCCGCCCGCCGCCACTGCGGACGCGCCCCGCTGCCCGACGGCCGGACCGTCGACGAAGCCGCCCGCGCCCTGCTCCTGGCCGCGCTGCCCCTGCGCGACCAGGCCCTCGTCGACGAGGTGACAGCGCTCCACCGCTACGGCGACCCCGCCGAACAGCGGGCCGTCCTACGGGCGTTGACACAGGTCGACGCGGACGGAACCGGCCGGTTCCTGGACCTCGTACGGCAGACCCTGCGTGGCAACGACAACACGCTGATCGAGGCCGCACTCGGCCCCTACGCGGCAGCCCACCTCCCCGCGGACGAGTACCGCCAGGCCGTCCTGAAGTGCGTCTTCTGCGAGATCCCGCTCGACCGAGTCGCCGGACTCGACGACCGCGCCGACGCCGAACTCGCCCGCATGCTCAGCGACTTCGCCCGCGAGCGCACGGCGGCCGGACGCCCCGTACCCGAGGACATCGCCCCCCTCGTGCACCCCTTCACCACTGACGCCCCCACCTCCAGCTCCGACGAAACCGTGTGA
- a CDS encoding TatD family hydrolase, whose product MRIFDPHIHMSSRTTDDYEAMYAAGVRALVEPSFWLGQPRTSPDTFYDYFDSLLGWEPYRAAQFGIQHFCTIALNPKEANDPRCLPVLDELPRYLAKDRVVAVGEIGYDSMTKEEDEVLARQLQLAVEHGLPALVHTPHRDKAAGTRRTLDVVRESGIAPELVVLDHLNELTVGMVLDSGCWAGFSVYPKTKMSEDRMVRILQEHGLDRVLINSAADWGSSDPLKTRKTGDAMLADGFTDDDVDRVLWRNPVAFYGQSGRLDLEDTEGEPKPDESSSFEGNSIRRGGE is encoded by the coding sequence ATGCGCATCTTCGACCCCCACATCCACATGTCCTCCCGCACCACCGACGACTACGAGGCGATGTACGCGGCCGGGGTCCGGGCCCTCGTCGAGCCCTCCTTCTGGCTCGGCCAGCCCCGCACGTCGCCCGACACCTTCTACGACTACTTCGACTCGCTGCTCGGCTGGGAGCCGTACCGGGCCGCCCAGTTCGGCATCCAGCACTTCTGCACGATCGCTCTCAACCCGAAGGAGGCGAACGACCCGCGCTGCCTCCCCGTCCTCGACGAACTGCCCCGCTACCTCGCCAAGGACCGGGTCGTCGCCGTCGGCGAGATCGGCTACGACTCGATGACCAAGGAGGAGGACGAGGTCCTCGCCCGTCAGCTCCAACTCGCCGTGGAACACGGCCTGCCCGCCCTCGTCCACACCCCGCACCGCGACAAGGCGGCCGGAACCAGACGGACCCTGGACGTCGTACGGGAGTCGGGCATCGCCCCCGAACTCGTCGTCCTGGACCACCTCAACGAGCTGACGGTCGGCATGGTCCTCGACAGCGGCTGCTGGGCCGGCTTCTCCGTCTACCCGAAGACGAAGATGAGCGAGGACCGCATGGTCCGCATCCTCCAGGAGCACGGCCTCGACCGCGTCCTGATCAACTCGGCGGCGGACTGGGGGAGTTCGGACCCCTTGAAGACCCGCAAGACCGGCGACGCGATGCTTGCCGACGGCTTCACGGACGACGACGTCGACCGCGTCCTGTGGCGCAACCCCGTCGCCTTCTACGGCCAGAGCGGACGCCTCGACCTCGAAGACACGGAGGGCGAGCCGAAGCCCGACGAGAGCTCGTCGTTCGAGGGCAACTCCATCCGGCGCGGGGGAGAGTGA
- the eboE gene encoding metabolite traffic protein EboE: MRFLHPDGTPVHLAYCSNVHQAEDLAGVIAQLAAHAEPVRNRLGVGRLGIGLWLARTAVTELAADERALTTLKTELAARGLETVTLNAFPYEGFHREVVKKDVYLPDWADPARLAYTLDCARVLAALLPDDARRGSVSTLPLGWRTPWPAERADTARRALDQLAVGLAELESDSGRRIRVGFEPEPGCVVETTTQAVREFADVDRDYLGVCLDACHLAVQFEEPGEALGRLADAGLPVVKLQASCAVEAPDPTDPRARTALRELAERRFLHQTRTVDEGTVVGVDDLPDALDGDGLPAASAGSPWRTHFHAPLHAEPEPPLRTTADQLTTVLTGLLGGPSAVCDHIEVETYTWSVLPRPPADLADGIAAELAWARDRLTGLGLKEDHS; the protein is encoded by the coding sequence GTGCGCTTCCTCCACCCCGACGGCACCCCCGTCCACCTCGCGTACTGCAGCAACGTCCACCAGGCCGAGGACCTCGCCGGGGTCATCGCCCAGCTCGCCGCCCACGCCGAACCCGTACGGAATCGGCTCGGCGTCGGCCGGCTCGGCATCGGCCTCTGGCTGGCCCGCACCGCTGTCACCGAACTCGCCGCCGATGAGAGGGCGTTGACGACCCTCAAGACTGAACTCGCGGCGCGCGGCCTGGAGACCGTCACTCTCAACGCCTTCCCGTACGAGGGGTTCCACCGGGAGGTCGTCAAGAAGGACGTCTACCTACCCGACTGGGCCGACCCGGCCCGCCTCGCCTACACCCTCGACTGCGCCCGCGTCCTCGCCGCCCTCCTCCCCGACGACGCCCGACGCGGCAGCGTCTCCACCCTTCCGCTCGGCTGGCGCACCCCATGGCCGGCCGAGCGCGCGGACACGGCCCGCCGCGCGCTGGACCAACTCGCGGTGGGACTGGCGGAGTTGGAGTCGGACTCCGGCCGCCGTATCCGGGTCGGCTTCGAACCGGAACCGGGGTGCGTCGTGGAGACCACCACCCAGGCGGTACGGGAGTTCGCCGACGTGGACCGTGACTACCTCGGCGTCTGTCTGGACGCCTGCCATCTCGCCGTCCAGTTCGAGGAACCCGGGGAAGCCCTCGGGCGGCTCGCCGACGCCGGGCTGCCGGTCGTCAAGCTCCAGGCGTCCTGCGCGGTCGAGGCCCCCGACCCGACCGACCCGCGCGCCCGCACAGCCCTGCGCGAACTGGCCGAACGACGGTTCCTGCACCAGACCCGAACGGTCGACGAGGGCACGGTAGTTGGTGTCGACGACCTGCCGGACGCCCTGGACGGCGACGGGCTTCCGGCGGCAAGCGCCGGCAGCCCCTGGCGCACCCACTTCCACGCCCCGCTGCACGCCGAGCCCGAACCGCCCCTCCGGACCACCGCCGACCAACTCACCACCGTCCTCACCGGACTTCTCGGCGGACCGAGCGCCGTCTGCGACCACATCGAGGTCGAGACGTACACCTGGTCCGTCCTGCCCCGCCCACCCGCCGACCTCGCCGACGGCATCGCCGCCGAACTCGCCTGGGCCCGCGACCGGTTGACCGGCCTGGGTCTAAAAGAGGACCACTCGTGA
- a CDS encoding alkaline phosphatase family protein gives MTEIPNTNRLVVLDIVGLTPALLRHMPAVAALGDRGFQARLGTTLPAVTCTAQSTFLTGELPSTHGAVANGWYFRDLGEVLLWRQHNALVGGEKIWDAARKQAPGYKVANICWWYAMGADVDWTVTPRPIYYSDGRKEPDCYTWPPSLHDELTDRLGPFPLFTFWGPNAGMPSTQWILGAARQIFDEHDPDLTLVYIPQMDYEPQRSGPQSEASIRAARQLDDALRPLIDHFLAAGATVVALSEYGITPVSRPVDINRALRRAGLLEVHTQDGMEYLDPWTSRAFAVADHQVAHVYVRDPDDVREVAKLLGELDGVDEVLGPVGKAAQGLDHERSGELVVVADEDAWFTYYYWLDDDRAPDFARQVEIHRKPGYDPAELLWDDTVPNVKLHAAGQLARKKLGFRYRMQTVPLDPTAVRGSHGRLPTDPEHGPVLLCSEPAAAQPELAATDVKPLLLRLAGLTDGHSR, from the coding sequence ATGACCGAAATCCCGAACACCAACCGACTCGTCGTCCTGGACATCGTCGGCCTCACCCCCGCCCTCCTACGCCATATGCCAGCCGTCGCCGCCCTCGGCGACCGCGGCTTCCAGGCCCGCCTCGGCACCACGCTCCCCGCTGTCACCTGCACCGCCCAGTCCACCTTCCTCACCGGCGAACTCCCCTCCACGCACGGCGCGGTGGCCAACGGCTGGTACTTCCGCGACCTCGGAGAGGTGCTTCTCTGGCGGCAGCACAACGCCCTCGTCGGCGGCGAGAAGATCTGGGACGCGGCCCGAAAGCAGGCGCCCGGCTACAAGGTCGCCAACATCTGCTGGTGGTACGCCATGGGCGCCGACGTCGACTGGACGGTGACCCCGCGCCCGATCTACTACTCCGACGGCCGCAAGGAGCCCGACTGCTACACCTGGCCGCCCTCTCTGCACGACGAACTCACCGACCGCCTGGGCCCGTTCCCCCTGTTCACCTTCTGGGGCCCGAACGCCGGCATGCCCTCCACCCAGTGGATCCTGGGCGCCGCCCGCCAGATCTTCGACGAGCACGACCCCGACCTGACCCTGGTCTACATCCCGCAGATGGACTACGAGCCTCAGCGCTCCGGCCCCCAGTCCGAGGCGTCCATCCGCGCGGCCCGCCAACTCGACGACGCCCTACGCCCGTTGATCGACCACTTCCTCGCCGCCGGCGCCACGGTGGTGGCGCTGAGCGAGTACGGCATCACCCCGGTCTCCCGCCCCGTGGACATCAACAGGGCCTTGCGCCGGGCCGGGTTGCTGGAGGTGCACACCCAGGACGGCATGGAGTACCTCGACCCCTGGACCTCCCGCGCCTTCGCCGTCGCCGACCACCAGGTGGCGCACGTCTACGTCCGGGACCCGGACGACGTACGCGAAGTCGCCAAGCTCCTCGGCGAACTCGACGGCGTGGACGAGGTGTTGGGCCCGGTCGGCAAGGCGGCCCAGGGACTGGACCACGAGCGCTCGGGAGAGCTGGTCGTGGTGGCGGACGAAGACGCCTGGTTCACGTACTACTACTGGCTCGACGACGACCGCGCCCCCGACTTCGCCCGCCAGGTCGAGATCCACCGCAAGCCCGGCTACGACCCCGCCGAACTCCTGTGGGACGACACCGTCCCCAACGTGAAACTGCATGCAGCCGGTCAACTCGCCCGCAAGAAGCTCGGGTTCCGCTACCGCATGCAGACGGTCCCACTGGACCCCACGGCCGTCCGCGGCAGCCACGGCCGCCTCCCGACCGACCCCGAACACGGGCCCGTACTGCTGTGTTCCGAACCAGCCGCCGCGCAACCCGAGTTGGCGGCGACAGACGTAAAGCCGCTGCTGCTGCGCCTGGCGGGGCTGACGGATGGCCACAGCCGATGA